A genomic window from Balaenoptera acutorostrata chromosome 20, mBalAcu1.1, whole genome shotgun sequence includes:
- the EVPL gene encoding envoplakin isoform X1: MRTAPAARPPHLQGGAAQNPPAQCPASSPRQSPAEQPARTRTCCLPPACHRRPSPARARTCLHDHVQGAEQRLPGEGVPQQAQPAKADQVERDILETQKKLQQDRQHSEQGQALQHREEAGRSLKEAEELLKDLFLDVDKARRLKHLQAEEIEKDIKQLHKRVTQECSEYRALYERMVLPPDVGPRVDWARVLEQKQKQVCEGQYGPGMAELEQQVAEHNILKKEIEAYGQQLRSLIGPDAATIQSQYQDLLKAASWRGQSLGSLYTHLQGCTRQLSALAQQQQRILQQDWSDLMADPVGVRREYEHFRQHELLSQEQCVNQLEYEGEHMVELGHPAVGPIRAHQEALKLEWQNFLNLCICQESQLQHVEDYSRFQEEADSVSQTLAKLNSSLDTQYSPAPGGPPGAPTELLQLEAEEKQLAVAEKTVGDLQLRSREVAPLPQRRNPPQQALHVNSICDWDTGEVQLLQGEQYTLIDNTDSHTWVVQGPAGETKRAPAACFCIPAPDPEAVARASRLASELQALKQKLATVQSRLKAGAAEPLRPSQKAPTSSAPADPQAQKLLTQMTRLEEDLGQIEKQVLTWIRAPLSRTTPLEDLEGRIQSHKGMAQRLQSLGAEKAAAQQECEAFLSGQPAGPAALHLPVALSNIKNKYSDVQVLCRLYGEKAKAALGLERQIRDADRVVRGFESTLVQEGPIPVGPGALQERVSELQRQRRELLEQQACVLGLHRPLKAAEHTCGALHSNFHEFCQDLPRQQRQVRALTDRYHSVGDQLDLREKMVQDADLTYQQFKSCRDNLNSWLEHLPRNEVRPRDGPNQIAYKLQVQKRLLQEIQGREQDRAKASRLSQHLQAALQDYELQADTYRCSLEPTQAEAAPERPRVAPLQEAIQAQEKDLMKAYAETAAAHQQQLHQLEFAGKILEKKELSEDIQVTHDTRQGSESPARARRESEALKSQLEEERKRVAQVQRELEEQRSQLLQLKTQRPLEKLEEKEVVEFSRDPQLESTLSRAKSQVEDEGKKRAGLQADLEAAAQKVVQLENQRKATQPHLLTKEVTQIERDPGLDGQAAQLSSEIQLLRGENTAVLAQLEALKTELLALEQKEANVKEKVVVKEVVKVEKDLEMVKAAQALRLQMQEDAAQRKGVEAAVAGLQARIAELEQAIRAVQPKVIVKEVKRVEQNPGLLREASRLRSLLEAERQENEALAGELKELRGKHSAEEKQKPRVDLQERVHEIFQVDPETEREMARLRAELQETARKRSGVEEAAAQLLPELAALRAQKPVVEYKQVTQEVVRHERNPEVLRQMDHLKAQLNELVNGSGRAQEQLIRLQGERDEWRRERSKVETKTVNKEVVRHEKDPVLEQEAERLHREVREAAQKRRAAEDVVYELQNKYLLLERRRPEEKVVVQEVVVTRRDPKLREEHGRLSRSLDEEAGRRRQLEREVQQLRAAVQEDEGLLSFPEERGKKLAVERELRQLTLRVQELEKRPPAVQEVIVEEVVQLEKDPDLEKSAEGQRRDLDQEKTQVTELRRECENLQVQIDVLQKTKLQEKTIYKEVIRVEKDPVLEGERSRVWEMLNRERATRQSREEAARRLREQIDRAEAQRRTWSREEAELQKARDQRSQECRQLQEELQELERQKQQKVLSLQEESKLLSRKTERERQEAAQRGQELSQLETAILHEKDQIYEKERTLWDLHTKVSREELNQETQTRETNLSTKISILEPEMGKGLSPYKAYKRGIIDRGQYLQLQELECDWEEVTTSGPHGEESVLLDRESGKQYSIEAALRCRRISKEEYHLYRDGHLPISEFALLVAGETKPCSSLSIGTIISRSPLASPAAQSTRFFSPGSSLGFSLRLSEDSFPIAGVYDTTTDNKVTIKTAVAKNMLDPITGQKLLEAQAATGGIVDLLSRERYSVHKAVERGLIENSSVKKLLNAQKCFTGIEDPVTKKRLSVGEAIQKGWMSQESVLPHLRVQHLTGGLIDPKRTGRIPTAQAVLSGMISEELAQLLQDEASYEKDLTDPISKERLSYKEAMGRCRKDPLSGLLLLPASLEGYHCYRSASRTVLRSLR; this comes from the exons GCCAAAGCCGACCAGGTGGAGAGGGACATCCTGGAGACCCAGAAGAAGCTGCAGCAG GACCGGCAGCATAGCGAACAGGGCCAGGCCCTGCAGCACCGGGAGGAGGCGGGCCGTAGCCTGAAGGAGGCCGAGGAGCTGCTGAAGGACCTCTTCCTGGATGTGGACAAGGCCCGGCGGCTCAAGCACCTGCAGGCCGAGGAGATCGAGAAGGA CATCAAGCAGCTGCACAAGCGGGTGACCCAGGAGTGTTCCGAGTACCGCGCCCTGTATGAGAGGATGGTGCTGCCGCCTGACGTGGGGCCCAGGGTCGACTGGGCACGGGTGCTGGAGCAGAAGCAG AAGCAGGTCTGTGAGGGCCAGTACGGGCCGGGCATGGCGGAGCTGGAGCAGCAGGTCGCCGAGCACAACATCCTGAAGAAGGAGATCGAGGCCTATGGGCAGCAGCTGCGGAGCCTCATAGGGCCG GACGCGGCCACCATCCAGAGCCAATACCAGGATCTCCTG AAGGCAGCCTCGTGGCGAGGGCAGAGCCTAGGCAGCCTGTACACGCACCTGCAGGGCTGCACGCGCCAGCTGAGCGCCCTGGCCCAACAGCAGCAGCGCATCCTGCAGCAGGACTGGAGCGACCTCATGGCAGACCCCGTGGGCGTGCGGAGGGAGTACGAG CACTTCAGGCAGCACGAGCTGCTGAGCCAGGAGCAGTGCGTGAACCAGCTGGAGTATGAGGGGGAGCACATGGTGGAGCTCGGGCACCCGGCCGTGGGGCCCATCCGG GCCCACCAGGAGGCCCTGAAGTTGGAGTGGCAGAACTTCCTGAACCTGTGCATCTGCCAGGAGAGCCAGCTGCAGCACGTGGAGGATTACAGCCGG TTCCAGGAAGAGGCCGACTCTGTCAGCCAGACCCTGGCAAAGCTCAACTCCAGCCTGGACACCCAGTACAGCCCTGCCCCGGGGGGCCCACCTGGCGCCCCAACAGAGCTGCTGCAGCTGGAG GCAGAGGAGAAGCAGCTGGCTGTGGCCGAAAAGACTGTTGGGGACCTGCAGCTGCGGAGCCGGGAGGTGGCCCCTCTGCCGCAGCGCAGGAACCCACCCCAGCAGGCCCTGCACGTGAACAGCATCTGTGACTGGGACACGGGAGAA GTGCAGCTGCTGCAGGGTGAGCAATATACGCTGATAGACAACACTGACTCGCACACCTGGGTGGTCCAGGGCCCGGCAGGCGAGACCAAACGTGCCCCAGCCGCCTGCTTCTGCATCCCAGCTCCGGACCCTGAAGCCGTGGCCAGGGCCTCCAG GCTGGCCTCGGAGCTACAGGCCCTGAAGCAGAAACTGGCCACAGTCCAGAGCCGCCTGAAGGCCGGTGCTGCGGAGCCCTTACGGCCTAGCCAGAAGG CTCCAACCAGCTCAGCCCCAGCTGACCCACAGGCCCAGAAGCTCCTGACACAGATGACCCGGCTGGAGGAGGACCTGGGGCAGATAGAGAAGCAGGTGCTGACCTGGATCCGGGCCCCGCTGAGCCGCACCACACCACTGGAGGACCTGGAGGGCCGCATCCAAAGCCACAAG ggcATGGCCCAGCGGCTGCAGAGCCTGGGAGCAGAGAAGGCGGCAGCCCAGCAGGAGTGTGAGGCGTTTCTGTCGGGGCAGCCTGCGGGCCCCGCCGCCCTGCACCTACCCGTGGCCCTCAGCAACATCAAGAACAAGTACAGTGATGTGCAGGTTCTCTGCAGACTCTACGGGGAGAA AGCCAAGGCTGCCCTGGGTCTGGAGCGGCAGATCCGGGATGCGGACAGGGTCGTCCGAGGCTTCGAGTCCACCCTGGTGCAGGAGGGCCCCATCCCTGTAGGCCCAGGCGCGCTGCAGGAGAGGGTCAGCGAGCTGCAG CGCCAGCGGAGGGAGCTGCTGGAGCAGCAGGCCTGCGTGCTGGGGCTGCACCGCCCGCTGAAGGCCGCCGAGCACACGTGCGGCGCGCTGCACAGCAATTTCCACGAGTTCTGCCAAGACCTGCCGCGCCAGCAGCGCCAGGTGCGGGCCCTCACGGACCGCTACCACTCCGTGGGTGACCAGCTGGACCTGCG GGAGAAGATGGTGCAGGACGCTGACCTCACCTACCAGCAGTTCAAGAGCTGCAGGGACAACCTGAACTCCTGGCTCGAGCACCTGCCCCGCAACGAGGTGCGGCCCAGAGACGGGCCCAACCAGATTGCCTACAAGCTGCAGGTGCAGAAG AGGCTGCTGCAGGAGATCCAGGGCCGAGAGCAGGACAGGGCCAAGGCATCCCGCCTCTCCCAGCACCTGCAGGCGGCCCTCCAG GACTATGAGCTGCAGGCAGACACCTACCGCTGCTCCCTGGAGCCCACCCAGGCGGAGGCGGCGCCCGAGAGACCCCGAGTGGCTCCCCTGCAGGAGGCCATCCAGGCCCAG GAGAAGGACCTGATGAAGGCCTACGCTGAGACTGCAGCTGCGCACCAGCAGCAACTGCACCAGCTGGAGTTTGCCGGAAAGATTCTGGAGAAG AAGGAGCTCAGTGAGGACATCCAGGTGACCCATGACACACGGCAGGGGTCCGAGAGCCCAGCCCGAGCCCGGAGGGAGTCAGAGGCCCTGAAGTCccagctggaggaggagaggaagcggGTGGCCCAGGTGCAGCGCGAGCTAGAGGAGCAAAGGAGCCAGCTGCTGCAGCTGAAGACCCAGCGGCCCTTGGAGAAACTGGAGGAGAAGGAAGTGGTGGAGTTCTCCCGGGACCCCCAGCTGGAGAGCACCCTGTCCAGGGCAAAGTCCCAGGTGGAGGACGAGGGCAAGAAGCGGGCTGGCCTGCAGGCAGATCTGGAGGCGGCGGCCCAGAAGGTCGTGCAGCTAGAGAACCAGAGGAAGGCCACGCAGCCTCACCTGCTGACCAAGGAGGTCACCCAGATCGAGAGGGACCCTGGCCTGGACGGCCAGGCGGCCCAGCTCAGCAGCGAGATCCAGCTCCTGCGGGGGGAGAACACCGCCGTCTTGGCCCAACTGGAGGCGCTGAAGACGGAGCTGCTGGCCCTTGAGCAGAAAGAGGCGAACGTGAAGGAGAAGGTCGTGGTGAAAGAAGTGGTCAAGGTGGAGAAGGACCTGGAAATGGTCAAGGCAGCCCAGGCCCTGAGGCTGCAGATGCAGGAGGACGCGGCgcagaggaagggggtggagGCAGCCGTGGCCGGGCTGCAGGCTCGCATCGCGGAGCTGGAGCAGGCGATCCGCGCCGTGCAGCCGAAGGTGATCGTGAAGGAGGTGAAGAGGGTGGAGCAGAACCCAGGCCTCCTCCGAGAGGCGTCCAGGCTGAGGAGCCTCCTGGAGGCGGAGAGGCAGGAGAACGAGGCGCTGGCCGGGGAGCTGAAGGAGCTGCGCGGCAAGCACAGCGCGGAGGAGAAGCAGAAGCCCAGGGTGGACCTGCAGGAGCGTGTCCACGAGATCTTCCAGGTGGATCCGGAGACGGAGCGGGAGATGGCGCGGCTCAGGGCCGAGCTGCAGGAGACCGCCCGCAAGAGGAGCGGCGTGGAGGAGGCGGCGGCGCAGCTGCTGCCCGAGCTGGCGGCCCTGCGGGCGCAGAAGCCCGTGGTGGAGTACAAGCAGGTGACGCAGGAGGTGGTGAGGCATGAGAGGAACCCGGAGGTGCTGCGGCAGATGGACCACCTGAAGGCCCAGCTCAACGAGCTGGTCAACGGCAGCGGGCGGGCCCAGGAGCAGCTCATCCGGCTGCAGGGGGAGCGCGACGAGTGGAGACGGGAGCGCTCCAAGGTGGAGACCAAGACGGTGAACAAGGAGGTGGTGCGCCACGAGAAGGACCCGGTCCTGGAGCAGGAGGCCGAGCGGCTGCACCGGGAGGTGCGGGAAGCGGCCCAGAAGCGACGGGCGGCCGAGGACGTGGTCTACGAGCTGCAGAACAAGTACCTGCTGCTGGAGAGGAGGCGGCCCGAGGAGAAGGTGGTGGTGCAGGAGGTGGTGGTCACCCGGAGGGACCCGAAGCTCCGCGAGGAGCACGGCCGGCTGAGCCGGAGCCTGGACGAGGAGGCAGGCCGGCGGCGGCAGCTGGAGCGGGAGGTGCAGCAGCTGCGGGCCGCCGTGCAGGAGGACGAGGGCCTGCTCAGCTTCCCGGAGGAACGCGGCAAGAAGCTGGCTGTGGAGCGGGAGCTGCGGCAGCTGACCCTGAGGGTCCAGGAGCTGGAGAAGCGGCCTCCTGCAGTGCAGGAGGTCATCGTGGAGGAGGTGGTCCAGCTGGAGAAGGACCCGGATCTGGAGAAGTCGGCGGAAGGCCAGCGGCGGGACCTGGACCAGGAGAAGACCCAGGTGACCGAGTTGCGTCGGGAGTGCGAGAACCTGCAGGTGCAGATCGACGTGCTCCAGAAAACCAAACTGCAGGAGAAGACCATCTACAAGGAAGTGATCAGGGTGGAGAAGGACCCGGTCCTGGAGGGAGAGCGTTCCCGGGTGTGGGAGATGCTCAACAGGGAGCGCGCAACCCGACAGAGCCGGGAGGAGGCGGCGAGGCGCCTGCGGGAGCAGATAGACCGGGCGGAGGCGCAGAGGAGGACCTGGTCGCGGGAGGAAGCCGAGCTCCAGAAGGCCCGGGACCAGAGGAGCCAGGAGTGCAGGCAGCTGCAGGAGGAGCTGCAGGAGCTGGAGAGGCAGAAGCAGCAGAAGGTGCTGAGCCTGCAGGAGGAGTCGAAGCTGCTCAGCCGGAAGACAGAGCGCGAGCGGCAGGAGGCAGCCCAGCGGGGCCAGGAGCTCTCGCAGCTCGAGACGGCCATCCTCCACGAGAAGGACCAGATCTACGAGAAGGAGAGGACCCTCTGGGACCTCCACACCAAGGTGAGCCGGGAGGAGCTCAACCAGGAGACCCAGACGCGAGAGACCAACCTCTCCACCAAGATCTCCATCTTGGAGCCCGAGATGGGGAAGGGCCTGTCCCCGTACAAGGCCTACAAGAGGGGCATCATCGACCGAGGCCAGTACCTCCAGCTGCAGGAGCTCGAGTGTGACTGGGAGGAGGTCACCACCTCGGGTCCCCATGGGGAGGAATCTGTGCTCCTGGACCGTGAGAGCGGGAAGCAGTACTCCATCGAGGCCGCCCTGCGCTGCCGGCGCATCTCCAAGGAGGAGTACCACCTCTACAGGGACGGCCACCTCCCCATCAGCGAGTTCGCCCTGCTCGTGGCCGGGGAGACCAagccctgctcctccctctcCATCGGCACCATCATCTCCAGGTCCCCGCTGGCCTCCCCGGCCGCCCAGAGCACCAGATTCTTCTCTCCTGGCTCCTCTCTCGGCTTCTCTCTCAGGCTCAGCGAGGACAGCTTCCCCATCGCCGGCGTCTACGACACAACCACGGACAACAAGGTCACCATCAAGACGGCCGTGGCCAAGAACATGCTGGACCCCATTACCGGGCAGAAGCTGCTGGAGGCGCAGGCAGCCACAGGGGGCATTGTGGACCTCCTCAGCCGGGAGCGCTACTCCGTACACAAGGCTGTGGAGAGGGGGCTGATCGAAAACAGCTCAGTGAAGAAGCTGCTCAACGCCCAGAAGTGCTTCACCGGCATCGAGGACCCCGTCACCAAGAAGAGGCTGTCGGTGGGCGAGGCCATTCAGAAGGGCTGGATGTCCCAGGAGAGCGTGCTCCCACACCTGCGAGTGCAGCACCTGACCGGAGGGCTCATCGACCCCAAGAGGACGGGCCGCATCCCCACGGCGCAGGCCGTGCTCTCCGGCATGATCAGTGAAGAGCTGGCCCAGCTCCTGCAGGACGAGGCCAGCTACGAGAAGGATTTGACAGACCCCATCTCCAAGGAGCGGCTGAGCTACAAGGAGGCCATGGGGCGCTGCCGGAAGGACCCCCTGAGCGGCCTGCTGCTCCTCCCAGCCTCGCTGGAGGGGTACCACTGCTACCGCTCGGCCTCCCGCACGGTCCTGCGCTCCCTGCGCTGA